A DNA window from Helianthus annuus cultivar XRQ/B chromosome 15, HanXRQr2.0-SUNRISE, whole genome shotgun sequence contains the following coding sequences:
- the LOC110914171 gene encoding uncharacterized protein LOC110914171, with product MGPFPSSSGYRYILVAIAYVSKWVEAQALHTNDARVVARFLKKLFTRFGVPKAIISDRGTHSCNSAMEKALARYDVTHRLSTAYHPQTSGQVENANRGVKRILEKTVGKTCHLPVELENRALWALKIVNLDLTEAARRRFFQIHELEALRDAAYERSWSIKEKTKALHDRRLRGLKEFKVGDKVLLFNSRLKLIAGKLKSRWSRPYVVKEVFPYVTVELYDEVDKGVWKVNDHHLKHYLGGPIDTTEEEEIPLEDLPTFTEH from the exons atgggacctttcccatctTCGAGTGGGTataggtacatcctcgtggccATTGCCTATGTCTCAaagtgggtggaagctcaagctttgcATACTAATGATGCCCGAGTGGTGGCGAGGTTCCTTAAAAAGTTATTCACACGTTTTGGAGTTCCTAAGGCCATAATAAGTGACCGTGGTACGCATTCTTGCAATTCCGCCATGGAAAAAGCACTTGCTCGCTACGATGTCACTCATCGTCTTTCCACCGCATACCACCCGCAAACTAGTGGCCAAGTAGAGAATGCTAACCGAGGGGTGAAGAGAatcttagagaaaacggtaggaaaaa CATGTCATCTTCCGGTAGAGTTAGAGAATAGAGCTTTATGGGCTTTGAAAATAGTTAACCTTGACCTTACCGAAGCCGCTAGAAGGAGATTCTTCCAAATTCATGAGTTGGAAGCTTTGAGGGATGCCGCCTATGAACGATCTTGGAGTATCAAGGAAAAAACTAAGGCGTTGCATGATAGGAGGTTGCGAGGATTGAAGGAGTTtaaggtaggtgataaagtgctCCTATTCAATTCAAGGTTGAAATTGATAGCAGGGAAGTTAAAATCAAGATGGAGTAGACCGTATGTGGTAAAGGAGGTGTTTCCATACGTTACAGTTGAGTTGTACGATGAAGTCGACAAAGGTGTGTGGAAAGTAAACGATCATCACTTGAAGCATTACTTGGGAGGTCCCATTGATACTACCGAAGAGGAAGAAATTCCTCTAGAGGACCTACCTACCTTCACCGAGCATTGA